The Haloarchaeobius sp. HME9146 genome includes a region encoding these proteins:
- a CDS encoding ABC transporter substrate-binding protein, protein MSEHHTDESERNLRKTRRRFLQAAGAAGAAGLAGCAGSNKDTATTAGDDNNGGGGGGGGTGTQTSKDELPMTDRTFVTATADVPKDMQFNPYGQKYPERIALALFENLLYVNEATSKFMPGILESWDIGSETVTLSVRDGYHWHNGNEITAEDVAFKLKLEIYDGAAIGNIVNAEDVSVVDDSTLELGLQRSVSSEVFLYSLKPIALDTPRDTFEEFLDAYESDGEAPGLTELTIDEPNGSGPFKLVRAENQEVVAERFTDHPDADNINFPRMKWNYLQSNQKQWQALRTDTVDGIDNVFTPSNIAESYGDHVREIPMPANWGMGIMFNHEHEHYSQQNVKRAIQYVIDRQKLAQSAGSKMHVPVEVPSGLPGNFNGSYKNWLGDSLSKFDKYEPNTDKAASLLREAGFEKNNGTWVDAKGKTLKFPYKIPAGWNDWTAGGQSIVQDLNDFGIEASLNPSQSYWGDIYGNQNYTVAGLGWADGKVYPYFTLNKLLNGFRSRTILKFPREVEVSPLGQPNGSKRTVNLESEVKELAGLTGEEAMQKTQELAWVVNRHLPMAPLMEKLDQSWLTTDNWETIKKNDEDAIVDWPPYYLPREGKLTAKPK, encoded by the coding sequence ATGTCCGAACACCACACGGACGAAAGCGAACGAAACCTGCGAAAGACTCGACGTCGTTTCCTGCAAGCTGCAGGGGCGGCGGGCGCTGCCGGCCTCGCCGGCTGCGCCGGCTCGAACAAGGACACTGCCACCACCGCCGGCGACGATAACAACGGCGGTGGGGGTGGGGGTGGCGGTACCGGGACCCAGACCTCGAAAGACGAACTGCCGATGACCGACCGGACGTTCGTCACCGCGACGGCTGACGTCCCGAAGGACATGCAGTTCAACCCGTACGGCCAGAAGTACCCCGAGCGCATCGCACTGGCGCTGTTCGAGAACCTGCTCTACGTCAACGAGGCGACGAGCAAGTTCATGCCGGGTATCCTCGAATCGTGGGACATCGGGAGCGAGACGGTCACGCTCTCCGTCCGCGATGGCTACCACTGGCACAACGGCAACGAGATCACCGCCGAAGACGTTGCGTTCAAGCTGAAGCTCGAAATCTACGACGGCGCAGCCATCGGGAACATCGTCAACGCCGAGGACGTCTCGGTCGTCGACGACTCGACCCTCGAACTCGGCCTCCAGCGCTCCGTCTCCTCCGAGGTCTTCCTCTACTCGCTCAAGCCCATCGCACTCGACACGCCCCGCGACACGTTCGAGGAGTTCCTCGACGCCTACGAGTCGGACGGCGAGGCACCCGGCCTGACCGAGCTCACCATCGACGAGCCGAACGGCAGCGGGCCGTTCAAACTCGTCCGGGCGGAGAACCAGGAGGTCGTCGCCGAGCGCTTCACGGACCACCCTGACGCGGACAACATCAACTTCCCGCGGATGAAGTGGAACTACCTCCAGTCCAACCAGAAGCAGTGGCAGGCACTGCGCACCGACACGGTCGACGGGATCGACAACGTGTTCACGCCCAGCAACATCGCGGAGTCCTACGGCGACCACGTCCGCGAGATTCCGATGCCCGCCAACTGGGGGATGGGCATCATGTTCAACCACGAGCACGAGCACTACAGCCAGCAGAACGTCAAGCGCGCGATCCAGTACGTCATCGACCGCCAGAAGCTCGCACAGAGCGCGGGCTCGAAGATGCACGTGCCGGTCGAGGTCCCGAGTGGCCTCCCGGGCAACTTCAACGGCAGCTACAAGAACTGGCTCGGTGACAGCCTCTCGAAGTTCGACAAGTACGAGCCGAACACGGACAAGGCCGCGTCGCTCCTGCGTGAGGCAGGCTTCGAGAAGAACAACGGGACCTGGGTCGACGCCAAGGGCAAGACGCTGAAGTTCCCGTACAAGATTCCGGCGGGCTGGAACGACTGGACGGCCGGTGGCCAGTCCATCGTCCAGGACCTGAACGACTTCGGCATCGAAGCCTCGCTCAACCCGAGCCAGTCCTACTGGGGCGACATCTACGGCAACCAGAACTACACGGTCGCCGGCCTCGGCTGGGCTGACGGGAAGGTCTACCCGTACTTCACCCTCAACAAGCTGCTGAACGGCTTCCGTTCGCGGACCATCCTGAAGTTCCCGCGCGAGGTCGAGGTCTCGCCGCTCGGCCAGCCGAACGGCTCGAAGCGGACCGTCAACCTCGAATCCGAAGTGAAGGAACTGGCCGGGCTGACCGGCGAGGAAGCGATGCAGAAGACCCAGGAGCTCGCGTGGGTCGTCAACCGGCACCTCCCGATGGCGCCGCTCATGGAGAAACTCGACCAGTCCTGGCTGACGACCGACAACTGGGAGACCATCAAGAAGAACGACGAGGACGCCATCGTCGACTGGCCGCCGTACTACCTGCCGCGCGAGGGGAAGCTCACGGCCAAGCCCAAGTGA
- a CDS encoding ABC transporter permease has translation MYEYFVKRTAQALFTALFVLSLSFALVRLMPGNPADQLRGQLIRNNPDLSQQEINRKVENFINIDLTKPLHEQYVEYVVGILQGDLGRSISQNAPVSEILGEALPWTVFAFSTAIGLMFTVGIALGAIMAYWEGSRFDMSVTGVGIVLNSTPNYVTALLFLYVFGFTLGWFPTNGHYSSQVAPIVDPLQPVATFQFVADAFYHATLIIAAVVITGFGGVALGMRGNSIQVLGEDYLRVARLRGLSDTRIALRYVARNAILPMYTGILLSFGAVIGGSAILEEIFVYPGLGYYIVAAVETRDYPLMMGTFVLITLAVVTGAFIADLTYGLVDPRVTTGGDAQ, from the coding sequence ATGTACGAGTACTTCGTCAAGCGAACAGCGCAGGCGCTGTTTACAGCGCTCTTCGTCCTGTCGCTCTCGTTCGCACTGGTTCGGCTCATGCCGGGTAACCCGGCCGACCAGCTCCGCGGCCAGCTCATCCGGAACAACCCCGACCTCTCCCAACAGGAGATCAACCGGAAGGTCGAGAACTTCATCAACATCGACCTCACCAAGCCGCTTCACGAGCAGTACGTCGAGTACGTCGTAGGTATCTTGCAGGGCGACCTCGGCCGGTCGATCAGCCAGAACGCACCGGTGTCGGAGATACTTGGCGAGGCACTCCCGTGGACGGTGTTCGCGTTCTCCACCGCCATCGGCCTGATGTTCACCGTCGGCATCGCGCTCGGTGCCATCATGGCCTACTGGGAAGGCAGCCGCTTCGACATGAGTGTGACCGGCGTCGGTATCGTCCTGAACTCGACGCCGAACTACGTGACCGCACTGCTGTTCCTCTACGTGTTCGGGTTCACGCTGGGATGGTTCCCGACGAACGGGCACTACTCCTCACAGGTCGCGCCCATCGTCGACCCGCTCCAGCCGGTCGCGACGTTCCAGTTCGTCGCCGACGCGTTCTACCACGCGACGCTGATAATCGCGGCGGTCGTCATCACCGGCTTCGGTGGTGTCGCACTCGGGATGCGCGGGAACAGCATTCAGGTCCTCGGTGAGGACTACCTCCGGGTCGCCCGTCTTCGCGGCCTCTCGGACACCCGCATCGCCCTGCGCTACGTCGCCCGCAACGCGATCTTGCCGATGTACACCGGGATACTCCTGTCCTTTGGAGCCGTCATCGGTGGCTCGGCGATCCTCGAAGAGATCTTCGTCTACCCGGGGCTCGGCTACTACATCGTCGCGGCCGTCGAGACACGCGATTACCCGCTGATGATGGGGACGTTCGTGCTCATCACGCTCGCCGTCGTCACCGGCGCGTTCATCGCCGACCTGACCTACGGCCTCGTCGACCCGCGCGTTACGACCGGAGGTGACGCCCAGTGA
- a CDS encoding ABC transporter permease — translation MSRENQMSNFPDDPSGFSTVADSSLSRMDRLQKVFDLWLAAPAKVVWNDVRARIGTALVLGFILIGVFGPTVVVEPRIGQAPLLLGPFHGGIIGGSWYEFTSMSLFGVSVPWMAFYWPLGTDNIGRGILEQAVYATPRMLQMITSAGLFVTILGTSVGALAGYSGGRLDQGLSTIIDIVMTLPGLPILLILVALLQPEDPIVLGIVLSLQGWAGMARAIRSQVLTLRSTSYVEAARAMGLSTPSIVGKEIVPNIMPFVMINMVGAMRNVIFASVGLYFLGLLPFSKVVNWGVMLQLAYSNGGMLTLDAAHWLIVPMLCIILLSMGLILFAQGMDRVFNPRVRARHAKSTGDEDGDPAEASSASTTVGGEL, via the coding sequence GTGAGCCGGGAGAACCAGATGAGTAACTTCCCGGACGACCCCAGCGGGTTCAGCACGGTGGCCGACTCCTCGCTGAGCCGGATGGACCGGCTCCAGAAGGTGTTCGACCTCTGGCTCGCGGCACCGGCGAAGGTCGTCTGGAACGACGTCCGTGCCCGCATCGGGACGGCGCTCGTCCTCGGGTTCATCCTCATCGGCGTCTTCGGCCCGACCGTCGTCGTGGAGCCGCGCATCGGCCAGGCACCCCTGCTGTTGGGGCCGTTCCACGGTGGCATCATCGGCGGGAGCTGGTACGAGTTCACGAGCATGTCGCTGTTCGGTGTCTCGGTCCCCTGGATGGCCTTCTACTGGCCGCTCGGGACCGACAACATCGGTCGCGGCATCCTCGAGCAGGCCGTCTACGCGACCCCGCGGATGCTCCAGATGATCACGAGTGCTGGCCTCTTCGTCACCATCCTCGGGACGAGCGTCGGGGCGCTCGCCGGCTATTCCGGTGGTCGTCTCGACCAGGGGCTCTCGACCATCATCGACATCGTGATGACGCTCCCGGGGCTGCCCATCCTGCTCATCCTGGTTGCACTGTTGCAACCGGAGGACCCCATCGTCCTCGGTATCGTCCTGTCCCTGCAGGGCTGGGCCGGGATGGCTCGCGCCATCCGGTCGCAGGTCCTGACCCTCCGGTCGACCTCCTACGTGGAGGCCGCGAGGGCCATGGGGCTGTCGACGCCGAGCATCGTCGGCAAGGAAATCGTCCCGAACATCATGCCGTTCGTGATGATCAACATGGTCGGCGCGATGCGGAACGTCATCTTCGCCTCAGTCGGCCTGTACTTCCTCGGCCTCCTACCGTTCTCGAAGGTCGTGAACTGGGGCGTCATGCTCCAGCTGGCCTACTCGAACGGTGGGATGCTGACGCTCGATGCCGCCCACTGGCTCATCGTCCCGATGCTCTGCATCATCCTGCTCTCGATGGGTCTCATCCTGTTCGCGCAGGGGATGGACCGCGTGTTCAACCCACGCGTCCGGGCTCGCCACGCGAAGTCGACCGGCGACGAGGACGGGGACCCCGCCGAGGCGTCCAGCGCGTCCACGACCGTCGGAGGTGAACTATGA
- a CDS encoding ABC transporter ATP-binding protein, translating into MSKSTATRSTTTESSAEDVVLECRDLTVSFSMERGTSRVLNQVEMDIRRGEILGIVGESGSGKSMFASALLNAVVNPGRTEGTINYYPRDGEPVDVLDLGKRPLRELRWEDISMVFQGAMSSFNPTMDFHEHFVETLEAHDYDVEAGIERAEELLADLYLDPERVMDSYPHELSGGMKQRALIALALVLEPEVLVMDEPTAALDLLMQRSIISLLSDLRDKYDLTMVFITHDLPLVTKLADRIGVLYAFEFAEVGDTDAMVRNPRHPYTRALLNATPNLDAPLSEMRPIAGSAPDPVAVPPGCPYHERCPMATSECEDSKPAMEPVSETHDVACHHWEDIDDEISLSTGVQR; encoded by the coding sequence ATGAGTAAGTCTACTGCAACGCGATCGACCACGACCGAATCGAGCGCCGAGGACGTCGTCCTCGAGTGCCGTGACCTCACCGTCTCGTTCAGCATGGAACGGGGGACGAGCCGCGTCCTCAACCAGGTCGAGATGGACATCCGTCGCGGCGAGATTCTCGGTATCGTCGGGGAGAGTGGTAGTGGCAAGTCGATGTTCGCATCGGCACTGCTGAACGCCGTCGTCAACCCCGGTCGAACCGAGGGCACGATCAACTACTACCCCCGCGATGGCGAACCCGTCGACGTCCTCGACCTCGGCAAGCGCCCGCTTCGGGAGCTCCGCTGGGAGGACATCTCGATGGTGTTCCAGGGAGCGATGAGCTCGTTCAATCCGACGATGGACTTCCACGAGCACTTCGTCGAGACCCTGGAGGCACACGACTACGACGTCGAAGCGGGAATCGAGAGAGCCGAAGAGCTCCTCGCGGACCTCTACCTCGACCCCGAGCGCGTCATGGATTCCTACCCACACGAACTCTCGGGTGGGATGAAACAGCGGGCGCTCATCGCGCTCGCACTGGTGCTCGAACCGGAGGTGCTCGTGATGGACGAGCCGACGGCCGCACTGGACCTGCTCATGCAGCGCTCCATCATCAGCCTGCTGTCGGACCTTCGTGACAAGTACGACCTCACGATGGTGTTCATCACGCACGACCTGCCACTCGTGACGAAGCTGGCCGACCGCATCGGCGTGCTGTACGCGTTCGAGTTCGCGGAGGTCGGCGACACGGACGCGATGGTTCGCAACCCGCGACACCCCTACACCCGTGCTCTGCTCAACGCGACCCCGAACCTCGACGCACCGCTCTCGGAGATGCGCCCCATCGCCGGGTCCGCACCCGACCCAGTCGCCGTCCCGCCGGGCTGCCCGTACCACGAACGGTGCCCGATGGCGACCAGCGAGTGCGAGGACTCGAAACCCGCCATGGAGCCCGTCTCGGAGACGCACGACGTCGCCTGCCACCACTGGGAGGACATCGACGACGAGATATCGCTCTCGACGGGGGTGCAGCGATGA
- a CDS encoding ABC transporter ATP-binding protein, whose amino-acid sequence MSTDTPLEEDPLQSDQPVLSMSNVDVHFKKEGSGLNPFAHRPTVRAVDGVDLEIEQNDVVAIVGESGSGKTTLGKTAVGLQKPTNGSVNYWGQDIWEAKKWRSDPEIPFEEIRRSLQIIHQDPGASLNPNRTVLSSLSAPLKRWQPNLGSEDREARIFHFLERVGMSPPQDYAHRYPHQLSGGEKQRVALIRALLMNPDLILADEAVSALDVSLRVEMMDLMLELQEQFDTSFLFISHDLSNARYIAEHAGGRLGVMYLGELVEIGPVEEVLENPQHPYTKVLKWATPELGIEEDASGPPVREIDIPDPVNPPAGCRFHTRCPNATEHCKTAAPDVTAVDGDDNGKHRVACYRTTEDDAYWDSDPLDGAEL is encoded by the coding sequence ATGAGTACTGATACCCCACTCGAGGAGGACCCCCTGCAGTCGGACCAGCCGGTCCTCTCGATGTCGAACGTCGACGTGCACTTCAAGAAGGAAGGCAGCGGCCTGAACCCCTTCGCGCACAGACCGACGGTTCGCGCCGTCGACGGTGTCGACCTCGAGATCGAGCAGAACGACGTCGTCGCCATCGTCGGCGAGTCCGGCAGTGGCAAGACGACGCTCGGCAAGACCGCGGTCGGCCTGCAGAAGCCGACCAACGGCAGCGTCAACTACTGGGGACAGGACATCTGGGAGGCGAAGAAGTGGCGGTCGGACCCGGAGATTCCCTTCGAGGAGATCCGCCGCTCGCTCCAGATCATCCACCAGGACCCCGGCGCGTCGCTGAACCCGAACCGGACGGTGCTGTCCTCGCTGTCCGCACCGCTGAAGCGGTGGCAGCCGAACCTCGGCTCCGAGGACCGCGAGGCACGCATCTTCCACTTCCTCGAACGCGTCGGGATGTCCCCGCCGCAGGACTACGCACACCGCTACCCACACCAGCTCTCGGGTGGCGAGAAACAACGCGTCGCGCTCATCCGTGCGCTGCTGATGAACCCCGACCTCATCCTCGCGGACGAGGCGGTCAGTGCGCTCGACGTGAGCCTCCGGGTCGAGATGATGGACCTGATGCTCGAGCTGCAGGAGCAGTTCGACACGTCGTTCCTGTTCATCAGTCACGACCTCTCGAACGCCCGGTACATCGCCGAACACGCCGGCGGGCGTCTCGGCGTGATGTACCTCGGCGAGCTGGTCGAGATCGGCCCGGTCGAGGAGGTTCTCGAGAACCCCCAGCATCCCTACACGAAGGTGCTGAAGTGGGCGACCCCGGAGCTCGGCATCGAAGAGGACGCATCGGGCCCGCCGGTCCGCGAGATAGACATCCCGGACCCGGTGAACCCACCGGCCGGCTGCCGGTTCCACACCCGGTGCCCGAACGCGACCGAACACTGCAAGACGGCTGCACCGGACGTGACGGCCGTCGACGGCGACGACAACGGCAAGCATCGCGTCGCCTGCTACCGCACGACCGAGGACGACGCCTACTGGGATAGCGACCCGCTCGACGGAGCTGAGCTCTGA
- a CDS encoding glycosyl hydrolase encodes MGRDTGFLLDGDTELSRRRCLAGIGAIGSVGLAGCSSQSDGTETTTTGSKPTSTPTATATATETAEATANVVSVGSGSYTTTLPSGEEEPPEQVYATDDVSAPYPTNDWWSNLLRGQYGEAMWAHPLVGTPTSSGLGISHPTEWNFTQVNGDKNRGNIAEMDPSADLTLSTTGASFLDARCAGYGDWHVDVRWGAGDASTPTLDATMAQGSPFVFAEVDGADAKLSFSATPDVWADQGNVIGVTVNGHHYGVFAPSGATWSGIGSPTLTSSLAGASYLTIGVLPEATTAALSRYESYAYNTITGTTVSWTYDEASATVQTTHTFETTARAESSTTGTIAALYPHQYKHSDATLDGDTFVSPRGTMKTTTGSAFETQLDLPPIVPFMPDVGEYDESRLASYVDDVEAEPELIRFGPEQPGDGTYWTGKNYERLYQLRPIAEQVGDTTAADAFLGAMQDELETWLDATVSGSSDSEDVFYYNETWGTLIGYNDSFGSGPELNDHHFHYGQYVKAAAEIARTNPTWADDSNWGGMVDLLIRDYANPSRSDAKFPFLRNFSPYEGHSWAAGNPAFYLGNNQESSSEAVNAYAAVLMYGEYIGDTELRDTGAYLLAHETTAVDEYWYDVDEENHPADWDYGFAGMVWGGGYKYDTWWTDDVEAIHGINVLPVGGHSLSLGRDRDAAESTYQELVAANGGDDFDYWPDILWSYRAFSDPADALRLFEAEASSYPVEFGESKAHTYRWLTAMDGLGAVDASVTADTPLAAVFDDGTTRTYVAYNADDTSTTVSFSDGTSLSVPANDLATTTASSNSGDGGADDSTTPSVDSVSTSTSSNGPWTDVTVDWTVSDATADLQSVTVELRDDSGSTLDSATISVSGDSASGTTVLETKNTPETVAVSATDQAGQETTTTTTL; translated from the coding sequence ATGGGACGCGACACCGGCTTCCTGCTCGACGGTGACACCGAGCTCTCCCGTCGGCGGTGCCTCGCTGGCATCGGTGCGATCGGGAGCGTCGGACTCGCTGGCTGTTCCAGTCAGTCCGACGGGACCGAAACGACCACCACCGGCAGCAAGCCCACGTCGACACCCACGGCGACGGCGACGGCGACCGAGACCGCAGAGGCCACGGCGAACGTGGTCTCCGTGGGGTCCGGCAGCTACACCACGACCCTCCCGTCCGGCGAGGAGGAACCACCAGAACAGGTGTACGCGACCGACGACGTGTCGGCACCGTACCCGACCAACGACTGGTGGAGTAACCTCCTCCGTGGCCAGTACGGCGAGGCGATGTGGGCACACCCGCTGGTGGGAACCCCGACCAGCTCGGGGCTCGGCATCTCCCACCCGACCGAGTGGAACTTCACCCAGGTCAACGGCGACAAGAACCGCGGCAACATCGCCGAGATGGACCCAAGCGCCGACCTGACGCTGTCGACCACCGGCGCGTCGTTCCTCGATGCGAGGTGCGCCGGCTACGGTGACTGGCACGTCGACGTCCGGTGGGGGGCGGGTGACGCCTCCACGCCGACGCTCGACGCGACGATGGCGCAGGGTTCGCCCTTCGTATTCGCGGAGGTCGATGGAGCCGACGCCAAGCTCTCGTTCTCGGCCACGCCGGACGTCTGGGCCGACCAGGGCAACGTCATCGGTGTCACCGTCAACGGGCACCACTACGGCGTCTTCGCGCCCAGCGGCGCGACCTGGTCCGGCATCGGTTCGCCGACGCTCACCAGCAGCCTCGCCGGTGCCAGCTACCTCACGATCGGCGTGCTACCCGAGGCGACGACGGCGGCACTCTCGCGCTACGAGTCCTACGCATACAACACGATCACCGGGACCACCGTCTCGTGGACCTACGACGAGGCGAGCGCGACGGTGCAGACGACCCACACGTTCGAGACGACCGCTCGCGCGGAGTCCTCGACGACCGGGACCATCGCTGCACTGTACCCGCACCAGTACAAGCACTCCGACGCGACCCTCGACGGCGACACCTTCGTCTCCCCGCGCGGGACGATGAAGACGACGACCGGCTCGGCGTTCGAGACGCAACTCGACCTGCCACCCATCGTGCCCTTCATGCCCGATGTCGGTGAGTACGACGAGTCCCGTCTCGCCAGCTACGTCGACGACGTCGAGGCAGAGCCCGAACTCATCCGATTCGGGCCCGAACAACCCGGCGACGGCACGTACTGGACCGGCAAGAACTACGAACGGCTGTACCAGTTGCGCCCCATCGCCGAGCAGGTCGGTGACACGACCGCCGCCGACGCGTTCCTCGGCGCGATGCAGGACGAGCTGGAGACCTGGCTCGACGCGACCGTCTCCGGCTCCTCGGACTCCGAGGACGTCTTCTACTACAACGAGACGTGGGGGACGCTCATCGGCTACAACGATTCGTTCGGCTCCGGTCCCGAACTGAACGACCACCACTTCCACTACGGCCAGTACGTCAAGGCGGCCGCCGAGATCGCGCGGACGAACCCGACGTGGGCCGACGACTCGAACTGGGGTGGGATGGTCGACCTCCTCATCCGCGACTACGCGAACCCGTCGCGGAGCGACGCGAAGTTCCCGTTCCTGCGGAACTTCTCGCCGTACGAGGGCCACTCCTGGGCCGCCGGCAACCCGGCGTTCTACCTCGGCAACAACCAGGAGTCCTCCTCAGAGGCGGTCAACGCCTACGCGGCCGTCCTCATGTACGGCGAGTACATCGGGGACACGGAACTCCGTGACACCGGCGCGTACCTGCTCGCCCACGAGACGACCGCCGTCGACGAGTACTGGTACGACGTCGACGAGGAGAACCACCCCGCCGACTGGGACTACGGCTTCGCCGGCATGGTCTGGGGTGGCGGCTACAAGTACGACACCTGGTGGACCGACGACGTCGAGGCCATCCACGGCATCAACGTCCTGCCGGTCGGCGGCCACAGCCTCTCGCTCGGCCGCGACCGGGATGCTGCAGAATCCACCTACCAGGAGCTCGTGGCCGCCAACGGCGGCGACGACTTCGACTACTGGCCCGACATCCTGTGGTCCTACCGCGCGTTCAGTGACCCCGCAGACGCACTGCGCCTGTTCGAGGCCGAGGCGTCCTCGTACCCCGTCGAGTTCGGCGAATCGAAGGCGCACACCTACCGGTGGCTCACGGCGATGGACGGCCTCGGGGCGGTCGACGCCAGCGTCACCGCCGACACCCCCCTCGCCGCCGTCTTCGACGACGGCACCACCAGGACGTATGTCGCTTACAATGCTGACGACACCAGCACGACAGTCTCGTTCTCCGATGGGACCTCGCTGTCGGTCCCGGCGAACGACCTTGCGACGACGACCGCCAGTTCGAACTCGGGCGACGGTGGCGCCGACGACTCGACCACCCCCTCGGTCGACTCGGTGTCCACCTCGACCAGCAGCAATGGCCCCTGGACCGACGTCACCGTCGACTGGACGGTGTCCGACGCCACCGCCGACCTCCAGTCGGTGACGGTCGAACTCCGCGACGATTCGGGGTCGACCCTCGACTCGGCAACGATCTCGGTCTCCGGCGACTCGGCCTCGGGGACGACCGTCCTCGAGACGAAGAACACCCCCGAAACGGTCGCGGTATCCGCGACCGACCAGGCGGGCCAGGAGACCACCACGACCACGACACTATGA